Proteins encoded together in one Penicillium digitatum chromosome 1, complete sequence window:
- a CDS encoding Rho GTPase Rho1, whose amino-acid sequence MAEIRRKLVIVGDGACGKTCLLIVFSKGTFPEVYVPTVFENYVADVEVDNKHVELALWDTAGQEDYDRLRPLSYPDSHVILICFAVDSPDSLDNVQEKWISEVLHFCQGLPIILVGCKKDLRDDRKTIDELAKTSQRPVSQDQGEEVRKKIGAYKYLECSARTNEGVREVFEAATRAALLKAVKGKGGRKQGKGCLIL is encoded by the exons ATGGCCGAGATCCGTCGCAAGCTCGTCATCGTCGGCGATGGTGCCTGCGGTAAGACCTGTCTGCTCAT TGTTTTCTCCAAGGGCACCTTCCCCGAG GTCTACGTCCCTACAGTCTTCGAGAACTACGTCGCCGATGTCGAGGTTGATAACAAGCACGTCGAGCTCGCTCTTTGGGATACTGCTGGCCAGGAAGATTACGACCGTCTTCGTCCTCTTTCATACCCGGACTCACATGTGATTTTGATCTGTTTCGCCGTGGACTCTCCCGATTCGCTTGACAACGTCCAGGAGAAG TGGATCTCCGAGGTTCTGCACTTCTGCCAGGGTCTTCCTATTATCCTCGTCGGCTGTAAGAAGGATCTTCGCGATGACCGCAAGACTATTGACGAGCTTGCCAAGACCTCCCAGCGCCCCGTCTCGCAAGACCAG GGTGAGGAAGTCCGCAAGAAGATCGGTGCCTACAAGTACCTCGAATGCTCGGCCCGCACCAACGAGGGTGTCCGTGAAGTCTTTGAGGCTGCCACCCGTGCTGCTCTCCTGAAGGCCGTCAAGGGCAAGGGAGGTCGCAAGCAGGGCAAGGGCTGCCTGATTCTCTAA